In Borrelia coriaceae, the genomic stretch ACGGTTAGAACCTAATGTTATTTCTTGTTGAGGTATAAACTGCAGTCCGTAATCTTCAAGTTTTTCATAATGAGTAGAAGGACCAGTTTTCATATAGTTTGTAAATATAAAATTACATTCAACTTTGTCTATTCCATTACCAACGTCTGCTAATGCGCTTTTGACATATTTTTTAGATAGTTTTTCTATAAATTCTTTTGGAGTTGTTGCGTAAAAGTTTTCTTCAATGACTCTAAGCTTGTCATCAGTGCTCATATTGATAATATTTCTATTTGGGAAAGCTGATTTAATAGCAGCCTCTACACTCATACCTTTAAATTGTTTAGTTTTAAGTTCACGATTGAAAAAATTACTTTTTGAGGCTAAGTGAATCTCAAGTTCTACACTAAAATCACCACTAGGATAATCAGTACTCATTGGAACGCCAAGATACCCTGCCATGATAAATTCAAATTCTTTTTCATGAGCATATTTTTTATAAAATATTTTTACAACATCTCCTTCTTTTACATCAGAAGTAAAATCTAATGGCAAGTTCCAAAGTACTAGCTTTGCTTGTTTTGCTCTTACAAAATTATAGCTTGAATAAATGTTAGATATGGAAATATCTATGTGTATACCATCTTGTGTATCTATAACAATTTTAGGAACATCTTCAGTTATAGCCTCACCCGTAATATCAGAATTGGATGAGTTAATAGTAGAGTAAAATTCAATTTTAAAGTCATACTTGAGTAATATCATTAAGCTATCCTTTATATTTTCTTAATGAAAATGTTTTAATAACCTCCATATTGAGACTAACTTCAACTTCATCAATAAAAGGAGTATCTTTAAATGTGATTGAATTTATAACAACCAAATCTTTAATACCAAATGATGGACTGTAAGCAGTAAATGGTACTTGAGCTTGTAGTCTAGATGCTAGTTGTTCTTTTACCAAATTACTATCAAATTCGAGTAGACAATTACCAAAATAACTTGATTTGAGCGGTGTTAACATTTCTTTATATAAATTTGTTAAGATGCCACCTGAGAGTGATATAGTCTCGGCTGTTAGAGTTGGATTATAGCTTACATATTCAGCTTTTCTAGAATAATAATTGATAACAGGACGTTTAGAACAACTTGTGTTATAAGTTCTAGTAATAAGTTCAGACTTTGGTTTAATAAAAAATAGTTGTGGAAGGTATCCCATTCCTTTAAGATCGGGTCTTGGAAAAAGAACTATAAAGTTATCAGTACTAAATAAAGCAAAGATTTGGGTTGAAACATCTCTAATTATTTGAAATATTTCATGTGGTGATAATGTATTATTGTTCAATATTTAAGTAACCCTCCTCATTTAAAAGTTAAATTATGGTGTAGATACAGATTTATCTGATTCTTCTTGAAGTTTAGCTAGACTCTCACCACCGTCCCCTCCTAAGAATTTAGGAAGTATTGATTTAAGTCTTGCAATTAAGATATCTAAAGAAAAAATATTTTTGATTCCGTTTATTAAGGGATCAACGATATGTGTTTTAAACTTAAAGTCTTTAAGCCATGCGAGTAGATCCGCAGTGACTTTTACTAAAGGATCCATAACCTTAGCAGTTAGTTCTTTAAGCTCATCATCTAATTTGTAAATATTGCTTACTGCTTTATCAGCAGCACTTGCATGTTGCGTGATATTTAAAGAGTTAAAGTCTTTTAGTATCTTTTCTATCATTTTGGTTCTAGAGCTTAAGTCTAGAGTAGCTCCTTGTTCATATTGCATTTGTGATTGTTCAAGATAATCTTTTCTAACTTTTTTAAACTGACTCATCATTGTAAAAATTGCATTACCTTTACCACTTAGAAGTTCAATCACAGAAGATATAGCATCGTCATCACTTGAAGCAATACCACTTGCCTTAAGCTTAGCAGCAAGTTCCACAGATTTTAATACATTATTTTCATTATCAAGTCCCAAGTTAGCAAGGGTACCCTTAATGACACCAGCTTTGCTTAAGAATTCTTCTATGCTTTTGGTTTGCTCAAATGTTTTCATGCCATGTAGATTACTCATTAAGCTTGCTTTTTCGTTTTTTTCAAATATCCTAGAATTTATAAGATTAAATCTTTTTGCAATAGCTTGTTCTTTTATAGCTTCTTTTGCAAATCCAAGAGTATTAGAAGAAACCTTTTTTATAGCATGAGATACTATATTTCCAATGGCAGTTCCTATTGCAATACTTGGGATACCAATTCCTACTTTATTTTGTTGTGTTAACTTACCTTTTCGTTTACTCTCTTCTTTTAATTTTTTATATTCTAATGTTCTTAAATCTTCTGATGACATAGTAGAACGTTTAAATGCTTCACGTTGTGCTTTTTGGAATGTATAGCCTTGCTTTATGAGTTTTTTAGTTTCACTAAGTCTAAACTTTTCTACTTTGTCTCTTAATTTTTCATATTTGGTTTGGTTTTTAAGTTCGCGTTTTTTTTCTTGTAAGTTATATTTAATAAAGTCTTTTGTACTTCCAAGTGATGTTCGTTTGGGTTTGATTAGATTTTCTAACTTGGATATATCATTTTCTAATGATTTGCGCGTTGCTGCGTGATCTAAGACCCCTTTAAATTTGATTGTAAATTTATCATTCACACGTATCCTCACTTAGAAAGAATAAGTTCTAATATTTGTTTTTCTAACTTAGCTTCAGATATTTTATTAACTTCCATGAGTTCATCATAAAACATGCTTTTAACTTCATTGTAAGAGCATACATTTGTAAATATTGGTAGCCAGTATTTATTTTTTTTAACTTCTTCAAGTAAAGCAAAATAGCGTTCTCTAGTAGTCTGTAGACTTTTTATAAACTGAAGAGCATCTTTAGTAATCATAAGGTTATCCTATCTTGATTATTATCCTTTATCTTATTTACAACGTGTTCATAATTAAATTCTGTGTCATTTATATAATCAAATTGAACAAAGTCTCCAACATTATTTTCATATTCTTTAAGGAAAATAAAAGATGGCTTTTTAAATTCGGGATCTAAATGAAATATATTAAACTCTACACAGTATATAATTGCTACAAGGTAATCTTTATAATAAGTAGCAAATTCTCTATTATTATCCAAAATAAGATAAAATTCATCTAAAAATCCTGGTTTTATCATTAAATTGGTAATTTCCTTTAAATATTTAATTTCGTTCAGTTTTTGGGTGCCTTCATTTTGTGAAAATCCTAATATAGAATCCCATTCATACATTGGTAATACTT encodes the following:
- a CDS encoding DUF693 family protein; translation: MILLKYDFKIEFYSTINSSNSDITGEAITEDVPKIVIDTQDGIHIDISISNIYSSYNFVRAKQAKLVLWNLPLDFTSDVKEGDVVKIFYKKYAHEKEFEFIMAGYLGVPMSTDYPSGDFSVELEIHLASKSNFFNRELKTKQFKGMSVEAAIKSAFPNRNIINMSTDDKLRVIEENFYATTPKEFIEKLSKKYVKSALADVGNGIDKVECNFIFTNYMKTGPSTHYEKLEDYGLQFIPQQEITLGSNRNIRLIYWKAKVTYTHKLRVGDKVSFIDSLGNTIKNTISETNATLSNSNECSLMLKLYDDSNGVQI
- a CDS encoding DUF792 family protein yields the protein MLNNNTLSPHEIFQIIRDVSTQIFALFSTDNFIVLFPRPDLKGMGYLPQLFFIKPKSELITRTYNTSCSKRPVINYYSRKAEYVSYNPTLTAETISLSGGILTNLYKEMLTPLKSSYFGNCLLEFDSNLVKEQLASRLQAQVPFTAYSPSFGIKDLVVINSITFKDTPFIDEVEVSLNMEVIKTFSLRKYKG
- a CDS encoding DUF759 family protein; this encodes MNDKFTIKFKGVLDHAATRKSLENDISKLENLIKPKRTSLGSTKDFIKYNLQEKKRELKNQTKYEKLRDKVEKFRLSETKKLIKQGYTFQKAQREAFKRSTMSSEDLRTLEYKKLKEESKRKGKLTQQNKVGIGIPSIAIGTAIGNIVSHAIKKVSSNTLGFAKEAIKEQAIAKRFNLINSRIFEKNEKASLMSNLHGMKTFEQTKSIEEFLSKAGVIKGTLANLGLDNENNVLKSVELAAKLKASGIASSDDDAISSVIELLSGKGNAIFTMMSQFKKVRKDYLEQSQMQYEQGATLDLSSRTKMIEKILKDFNSLNITQHASAADKAVSNIYKLDDELKELTAKVMDPLVKVTADLLAWLKDFKFKTHIVDPLINGIKNIFSLDILIARLKSILPKFLGGDGGESLAKLQEESDKSVSTP
- a CDS encoding DUF1322 family protein, which gives rise to MITKDALQFIKSLQTTRERYFALLEEVKKNKYWLPIFTNVCSYNEVKSMFYDELMEVNKISEAKLEKQILELILSK
- a CDS encoding DUF1473 family protein, producing the protein MITRYKMQILSKDKTYEYQLKVLPMYEWDSILGFSQNEGTQKLNEIKYLKEITNLMIKPGFLDEFYLILDNNREFATYYKDYLVAIIYCVEFNIFHLDPEFKKPSFIFLKEYENNVGDFVQFDYINDTEFNYEHVVNKIKDNNQDRITL